From the Sebastes fasciatus isolate fSebFas1 chromosome 3, fSebFas1.pri, whole genome shotgun sequence genome, one window contains:
- the LOC141762813 gene encoding 5-hydroxytryptamine receptor 4, translating to MDNGTLGLLGDANTSLHIESCTTLRNQVSRIFLYASLSVGIVCTVVGNFLVVLSIAYFKQLQSPTNSFVMSLAVADCLVGLVVMPYSMIRTVEGCWFFGVLFCQLHSSLDVMLCTASIFHLSCIAFDRYYAVCNPLVYSLKMSRSRVALLIVVCWAVPMLISFGPIMLDLHVAGVDILLPKDVCVFLVNRIYAVMASMVAFYLPMAIMLIAYWKIFKAAKRQAMQISAMESQMAAGVGKDSSKKKRHRNTMKRERKAAKTLGIIMGVFLLFWMPFFTVNIVDPFIEYSTEVVVWDIFLWLGYINSSLNPFLYGFFNRYFRRAFLMFMGCRVCLPGTSPGMELSHTRKEANERADQP from the coding sequence ATGGATAACGGCACCTTGGGATTACTCGGAGATGCTAACACATCTCTTCACATTGAATCCTGTACTACATTGAGGAACCAGGTCTCTCGTATTTTCCTGTATGCCTCCCTCTCTGTTGGCATCGTCTGCACAGTGGTGGGCAACTTCCTTGTGGTCTTGTCCATCGCCTACTTCAAGCAATTGCAGTCACCCACAAACTCCTTCGTCATGTCCCTGGCGGTGGCTGACTGCCTTGTTGGCCTGGTAGTGATGCCGTATAGTATGATTCGAACCGTGGAGGGATGCTGGTTCTTTGGCGTCCTTTTCTGTCAGCTTCACTCTAGCCTAGATGTCATGCTCTGCACTGCCTCTATATTCCATCTCAGTTGCATTGCCTTTGACCGCTACTACGCTGTCTGCAACCCGCTCGTTTACTCTTTAAAGATGTCCCGCAGTCGGGTAGCTCTCCTTATTGTTGTATGTTGGGCTGTTCCCATGCTCATCTCCTTTGGCCCCATAATGCTAGATCTCCATGTTGCCGGTGTGGACATCCTACTCCCTAAAGATGTATGCGTGTTCTTGGTCAATCGCATTTACGCTGTCATGGCTTCCATGGTAGCCTTTTACTTGCCGATGGCTATCATGCTAATAGCCTACTGGAAGATCTTCAAAGCTGCCAAACGGCAGGCCATGCAGATCAGCGCCATGGAAAGCCAGATGGCTGCTGGAGTGGGCAAAGACTCaagcaagaaaaaaagacacCGAAACACTATgaagagggaaagaaaggcAGCAAAAACGTTGGGTATCATCATGGGAGTTTTCCTGCTCTTCTGGATGCCATTCTTTACAGTCAACATTGTGGACCCGTTCATTGAATACAGCACGGAAGTGGTTGTCTGGGATATATTTTTGTGGCTTGGATATATCAACTCATCTCTAAATCCTTTCCTGTATGGTTTCTTCAACCGTTACTTCCGTAGGGCATTCCTCATGTTCATGGGCTGCAGGGTATGCCTGCCTGGAACCTCCCCTGGGATGGAGCTGTCGCACACTAGGAAAGAGGCAAATGAACGTGCAGATCAACCATGA